From a single Candidatus Brevundimonas phytovorans genomic region:
- a CDS encoding TonB-dependent receptor yields MNLKRKYLFGTTILAGVMAVAAPALAQESTQAAAQSAPTTQTTTVSEVVVTGSRIRRSEFTSTQPIQVITAEQAELKGTADAATALMSSSLAAGSFQLNDQLTGYVTAGGGGTQSVALRGLGSQRTLTLLNGRRAGPAGTRGQVQAFDLNVIPQSVVERFDILKDGASSLYGSDAVAGVINIITKRDVDGGYMSAYVSQPFEHGGEVYRVDGSYGQTFDRGYFSVGAEYYRAEALRREDRDDTGCQADNLRSAATGERVDYIDPRTGKYKCVNFTNQYVSVSGVGNLVRKDLSPFPYNYNTPGNTSPYADWARFNNSADKNTYLYAPTESELWNRSTVISPTERATLTFFGGYDLTPNIELYTELMYNRRESSQNGVGQIFQSFAQRNTVNGVPNNLPISNPNNPFGRTVQTVGVYESSSNQVVDYYRAVAGARGQFSAFGRNFDWDVYGQYSLSDAVYDNGPRVYLDRFLALNSPNVACTNNPVGGNVSNFNCSALPNGIPWADARVLAGNYTQAERDFLFINEEYTTTYDHAYVEGVISTDNLFSMPAGDVGFAFGAQIRHEKIDDTPGEQAANRNIALYTSAGRTVGSDDIREAFAELDVPLLKALPFAESLSLNLSGRVSDYDSYGTNSTWKAGMNWQITPEYRIRGSIGTSFRAPALYELYLGNQTGYGAQSSVDPCYDYGSNTSIDPNVLAACQALGIPSDQTGGSSATIFTNGGKGVLEAETAESRSLGVVWTPRFASLSVAVDYFEIEIENEVSQFGAYNIIEYCLRGRTDFCSLFERDPVTNYITTVNNSYVNIATQWSRGIDLTLRYDRDTPWGDLTFQTQNTWKLEDRTNTLGGEIEDYLGNTFNYSGPQYAGNLSLTLRSGDLTWNYAVDAIGKGSDYDQYGYRTAFSAKYGQDVAYKMWNEFTTYHSASVRYALEDWTFQIGVNNLFDERPPSSDASTWRVGTAALNGYDMRGRRGFVRVGRSF; encoded by the coding sequence ATGAACTTGAAGCGCAAGTATTTGTTCGGAACCACGATTTTGGCTGGGGTGATGGCTGTCGCCGCGCCTGCTCTGGCTCAAGAATCGACGCAAGCCGCTGCCCAGTCGGCGCCCACCACGCAAACGACGACGGTGTCGGAAGTGGTTGTGACCGGTTCGCGCATCCGTCGTAGCGAGTTCACGAGCACCCAGCCGATTCAGGTGATCACTGCTGAGCAGGCCGAACTGAAGGGCACTGCAGACGCTGCTACCGCCCTGATGTCGTCGTCGCTCGCGGCGGGTTCGTTCCAGCTCAACGACCAACTGACCGGCTATGTCACGGCTGGCGGCGGCGGCACGCAATCGGTCGCTCTGCGCGGCCTGGGCTCGCAGCGCACCCTGACGCTGCTCAACGGTCGTCGTGCAGGCCCGGCCGGCACGCGCGGTCAGGTTCAAGCTTTCGACCTCAACGTGATCCCGCAGTCGGTTGTCGAGCGTTTCGACATCCTGAAGGACGGCGCTTCGTCGCTGTACGGTTCGGACGCCGTCGCCGGCGTCATCAACATCATCACCAAGCGCGATGTGGATGGCGGCTACATGAGCGCCTACGTCTCGCAGCCGTTCGAACATGGCGGTGAAGTCTACCGTGTTGACGGCAGCTACGGTCAAACATTTGACCGCGGCTACTTCAGCGTGGGCGCAGAATATTATCGCGCCGAAGCTCTGCGCCGCGAGGATCGTGACGACACGGGTTGCCAAGCGGACAACCTGCGTAGCGCCGCTACGGGCGAACGCGTCGACTACATCGACCCCCGCACGGGTAAGTACAAGTGCGTGAACTTCACCAACCAGTATGTCTCGGTGTCGGGCGTCGGCAACCTGGTCCGCAAGGATCTGTCGCCCTTCCCCTACAACTATAACACCCCGGGTAATACGTCGCCCTACGCTGACTGGGCGCGCTTCAACAACTCCGCCGACAAGAACACCTACCTCTACGCCCCGACGGAATCGGAGCTGTGGAATCGTTCGACCGTCATCAGCCCGACGGAACGGGCGACCTTGACCTTCTTCGGCGGGTATGACCTGACCCCCAACATCGAGCTCTACACCGAGCTGATGTACAACCGTCGTGAATCCTCGCAAAACGGCGTTGGTCAGATCTTCCAGAGCTTCGCCCAGCGCAACACCGTCAACGGCGTTCCGAACAATCTGCCGATTTCGAACCCGAACAACCCCTTCGGCCGCACGGTCCAGACGGTCGGCGTGTATGAATCCAGCTCGAACCAGGTTGTTGACTACTACCGCGCTGTCGCCGGCGCTCGTGGCCAGTTCTCGGCGTTCGGGCGTAACTTTGACTGGGATGTCTACGGCCAGTACTCGCTGTCGGACGCTGTCTATGACAACGGCCCGCGCGTCTATCTGGACCGCTTCCTGGCTCTGAACAGCCCGAACGTGGCCTGCACCAACAACCCTGTTGGCGGTAACGTCTCGAACTTCAACTGCTCGGCCCTGCCGAACGGTATTCCGTGGGCTGACGCTCGCGTGCTGGCTGGCAACTACACGCAAGCTGAACGCGACTTCCTCTTCATCAACGAAGAGTACACCACGACCTACGACCACGCTTATGTCGAAGGCGTCATCAGCACGGACAATCTGTTCTCGATGCCCGCCGGCGATGTCGGCTTTGCCTTCGGTGCTCAGATCCGTCACGAGAAGATCGACGACACGCCCGGCGAGCAGGCTGCTAACCGCAACATCGCACTGTACACCAGCGCCGGCCGTACGGTTGGTTCCGACGATATCCGCGAAGCTTTCGCCGAACTGGACGTGCCGCTGCTCAAGGCGCTGCCGTTCGCTGAATCGCTCTCGCTGAACTTGTCGGGCCGCGTTTCGGATTACGACAGCTATGGCACGAACTCGACCTGGAAGGCCGGTATGAACTGGCAGATCACGCCAGAGTATCGCATCCGTGGCTCGATCGGCACCTCCTTCCGCGCCCCGGCGCTGTATGAGCTGTACCTGGGCAACCAGACGGGCTACGGCGCGCAGTCGTCTGTCGACCCGTGCTACGACTACGGCAGCAACACGAGCATTGATCCCAATGTTCTCGCTGCATGCCAGGCGCTGGGCATTCCGTCTGACCAGACCGGTGGTTCCAGTGCGACCATCTTCACGAACGGCGGCAAGGGCGTCCTGGAAGCTGAAACGGCCGAATCGCGCAGCCTGGGCGTGGTCTGGACTCCGCGCTTCGCTTCGCTGTCGGTGGCCGTCGATTACTTCGAAATCGAAATCGAGAACGAAGTTTCGCAGTTCGGTGCTTACAACATCATCGAATACTGCCTGCGTGGCCGCACCGACTTCTGCAGCCTGTTTGAACGCGACCCCGTCACCAACTACATCACCACTGTTAACAACAGCTACGTTAACATTGCGACGCAGTGGAGCCGTGGCATCGACCTGACGCTGCGCTATGATCGCGACACGCCGTGGGGCGACCTGACCTTCCAGACTCAGAACACCTGGAAGCTGGAAGATCGCACCAACACGCTGGGCGGTGAGATCGAGGACTACCTCGGCAACACCTTCAACTACTCGGGACCGCAGTACGCCGGCAACCTGAGCCTGACCCTGCGTTCGGGTGATTTGACCTGGAACTACGCTGTCGATGCTATCGGCAAGGGTTCCGACTATGATCAGTACGGCTATCGTACGGCCTTCTCGGCCAAGTATGGTCAGGACGTCGCCTACAAGATGTGGAACGAGTTCACGACCTACCACTCGGCCTCGGTTCGCTACGCTCTTGAAGACTGGACCTTCCAGATCGGCGTGAACAACCTGTTCGACGAGCGTCCGCCGTCGTCGGACGCTTCCACCTGGCGCGTGGGTACGGCCGCATTGAACGGTTACGACATGCGTGGCCGTCGTGGCTTTGTCCGGGTCGGCCGCAGCTTCTAA
- the ftsA gene encoding cell division protein FtsA, protein MAGRSRDTNTDQAKGAPRAPAVAALDLGQSKVACFIMKPEGVRHADRTIRVAGASHVQSRGVRGGAIVNMDEAAQAIGHAVERAERAAGSPVSGVIVTTAIGQMASHRVQARVSLGAHPISDGDLARAIGMALAQIRLPNRRPIHVLPIAWSVDGARGVHDPRAMRGGSLGLDLLVVSMSEGSFGALSHCLELAHLDLQGVAAAPVVSSLAALEEDEMELGSVCIDMGGGSTSAAVWGGRSLLHIESLNVGGDHVTADIARGLSTSKVGAERLKTLHGSAMASANEDREMLEAPPRGEDPSAGPVIVPRAMLKTVIAPRVEETLELLRDRLKHAGVGMDPGAGIVLTGGASQLNGVRELAVRVFDRPVRLGKPQRAPHLADAASGPAFCSASGVLLRAAYGPREAVSARKLMSRQITAADAPKVHRGGMVARAAGWLRDNL, encoded by the coding sequence ATGGCCGGACGCAGCCGAGACACGAACACGGATCAAGCCAAGGGCGCCCCGCGCGCTCCGGCCGTGGCCGCGCTCGACCTGGGCCAGTCCAAGGTCGCCTGCTTCATCATGAAGCCTGAGGGCGTGCGCCACGCCGACCGCACCATCCGCGTTGCGGGCGCCAGCCACGTCCAGTCGCGCGGCGTTCGCGGCGGGGCCATCGTCAATATGGACGAGGCCGCTCAGGCCATCGGTCACGCGGTTGAGCGCGCCGAGCGCGCCGCCGGCTCGCCCGTCTCCGGCGTCATCGTCACCACGGCCATCGGCCAGATGGCCAGCCACCGGGTTCAGGCCCGCGTCTCGCTGGGCGCCCATCCGATCAGCGACGGCGACCTGGCCCGCGCCATCGGCATGGCCCTGGCCCAGATCCGTCTGCCCAACCGTCGCCCGATCCACGTCCTGCCCATCGCCTGGTCGGTGGACGGGGCGCGCGGCGTCCATGACCCGCGCGCGATGCGCGGCGGCTCGCTGGGCCTCGACCTGCTCGTCGTCTCCATGTCCGAAGGCTCCTTCGGCGCGCTCAGCCACTGCCTCGAACTGGCTCACCTTGATCTGCAAGGCGTCGCCGCCGCCCCCGTCGTCTCATCGCTCGCCGCGCTGGAAGAGGACGAGATGGAGCTGGGCAGCGTCTGCATCGACATGGGCGGCGGCTCGACCTCGGCGGCGGTCTGGGGCGGGCGCAGCCTGTTGCACATCGAAAGCCTCAACGTCGGCGGCGATCACGTCACCGCCGACATCGCGCGCGGCCTGTCGACGTCCAAGGTCGGCGCCGAGCGCCTGAAGACCCTGCACGGCTCGGCCATGGCTTCGGCCAACGAAGACCGTGAGATGCTGGAGGCCCCGCCGCGCGGCGAGGATCCGTCCGCCGGTCCCGTCATCGTCCCGCGCGCCATGCTCAAGACCGTCATCGCCCCGCGCGTCGAGGAAACCCTTGAGCTGCTGCGCGACCGGCTGAAACACGCCGGCGTCGGCATGGACCCGGGCGCGGGCATCGTCCTGACCGGCGGCGCCAGCCAGCTGAACGGCGTGCGCGAACTGGCCGTGCGCGTGTTCGATCGCCCGGTCCGCCTGGGCAAGCCGCAACGCGCGCCCCACCTGGCCGACGCCGCCTCCGGCCCGGCCTTCTGCTCGGCCTCGGGCGTCCTGCTGCGCGCCGCCTACGGCCCGCGTGAGGCGGTCTCGGCCCGCAAGCTGATGTCCCGTCAGATCACCGCCGCCGACGCCCCCAAGGTGCACCGCGGCGGCATGGTGGCCCGCGCCGCCGGCTGGCTGCGCGACAACCTCTAG
- a CDS encoding cell division protein FtsQ/DivIB encodes MPAVVRGGRRQGSAKGKGPQKGSRNASATPGKVAAIGRLDLSPRAVLISIVAGVVVLGGVLATGARAERISNSVSHKFDSVTSGMGLKVKQVHVTGASPEARAAIQQAVGVSADQPIVSLDLNAVRDRVQAVGWVKEARVVRLLPDTLIVDVKEHDRLAVWQTGGHAYVIDSRGQVIQGADAGRYPKLPLVVGKGADQTASEILPLLAQRPRLMARIEALVRVDERRWDLRLKDGSLIQLPAVDQDSALIRLDALDQRERLLDLGFARVDLRTPEEVAVRPSEGAV; translated from the coding sequence ATGCCCGCGGTAGTGCGTGGCGGTCGGCGACAGGGTTCGGCCAAGGGCAAGGGGCCGCAAAAGGGCTCCCGCAACGCTTCGGCCACGCCGGGCAAGGTCGCCGCCATCGGTCGGCTCGACCTCTCGCCGCGCGCCGTCCTGATCTCCATCGTGGCGGGCGTCGTGGTGCTGGGCGGGGTCCTGGCCACCGGCGCGCGCGCCGAGCGCATCTCCAATTCCGTCTCTCATAAGTTCGACAGCGTCACCTCGGGCATGGGGCTGAAGGTCAAGCAGGTCCACGTCACCGGCGCCTCGCCCGAGGCCCGCGCCGCGATCCAGCAGGCTGTCGGCGTCAGCGCCGACCAGCCCATCGTCAGCCTCGACCTGAACGCCGTGCGCGACCGGGTGCAGGCCGTGGGCTGGGTCAAGGAGGCGCGCGTGGTGCGCCTGCTGCCCGACACCCTGATCGTCGACGTCAAGGAACACGACCGCCTGGCCGTCTGGCAGACCGGCGGCCACGCCTATGTCATCGACAGCCGGGGCCAGGTAATCCAGGGCGCCGACGCGGGCCGCTATCCCAAGCTGCCGCTGGTGGTGGGCAAGGGCGCCGATCAGACCGCGTCTGAAATCCTGCCGCTGCTGGCCCAGCGCCCGCGCCTGATGGCCCGCATCGAGGCCCTGGTCCGCGTGGACGAGCGCCGCTGGGACCTGCGCCTCAAGGACGGCAGCCTGATCCAGCTGCCCGCCGTCGATCAGGACAGCGCCCTGATCCGCCTCGACGCGCTGGACCAGCGCGAACGCCTTCTCGACCTGGGCTTCGCCCGCGTCGATCTCCGTACGCCCGAGGAGGTCGCCGTCCGGCCCTCCGAAGGCGCCGTCTGA
- a CDS encoding D-alanine--D-alanine ligase: protein MRAPLNTLHVAVLMGGLSSEREVSLSSGRGCADALEGQVAKVTRVDAGRDLAQVLTALKPDVVFNALHGEWGEDGCVQGVLETLKIPYTHSGVLASALAMDKDKSKAVLRAAGVVVPGGGLFDRMAVAAGHVIAPPYVIKPNAEGSSVGVYVIQPGDAPCAIVGDDSWTYGDLVMVEPFIAGKELAVTVLGEAAGPRALTVTDITPTKGFYDYEAKYAPGGSKHVLPAELPAHVFDKALRQSELAHTAMGCRGVSRSDFRYDDVNDVLVLLEVNTQPGMTPTSLSPEQAAYVGMAYRDLVRWMVEDASCPR, encoded by the coding sequence ATGCGCGCGCCCCTGAACACCCTTCATGTCGCTGTCCTGATGGGCGGCCTGTCGTCGGAACGCGAGGTCTCGCTGTCCTCCGGTCGCGGTTGCGCCGACGCCCTGGAAGGGCAGGTGGCCAAGGTCACGCGCGTCGACGCCGGTCGCGATCTGGCCCAGGTGCTGACGGCCCTGAAACCCGATGTCGTCTTCAACGCCCTGCACGGCGAATGGGGCGAGGACGGCTGTGTTCAGGGCGTGCTGGAAACGCTGAAGATCCCCTACACCCACTCCGGCGTCCTGGCCTCGGCCCTGGCGATGGACAAGGACAAGTCCAAGGCCGTGCTGCGCGCGGCGGGCGTCGTTGTCCCCGGCGGCGGCCTGTTCGACCGCATGGCGGTGGCCGCGGGCCACGTCATCGCGCCTCCCTATGTCATCAAGCCCAACGCCGAGGGCTCCTCGGTCGGCGTCTATGTCATCCAGCCTGGCGACGCGCCCTGCGCCATCGTCGGCGACGACAGCTGGACCTATGGCGATCTGGTCATGGTCGAGCCCTTCATCGCGGGCAAGGAGCTGGCCGTCACGGTTCTGGGCGAGGCGGCCGGCCCGCGCGCCCTGACCGTCACCGACATCACCCCGACCAAGGGCTTCTACGACTACGAAGCCAAGTATGCGCCGGGCGGCTCCAAGCACGTCCTGCCCGCCGAACTGCCCGCCCATGTCTTCGACAAGGCCCTGCGTCAGTCCGAGCTGGCCCACACGGCCATGGGCTGCCGCGGCGTGTCCCGATCCGACTTCCGTTATGACGATGTTAACGACGTTCTCGTTCTTCTGGAGGTCAACACCCAGCCCGGCATGACGCCGACCTCGCTCAGTCCCGAGCAGGCGGCCTATGTCGGGATGGCGTATCGTGATCTGGTTCGGTGGATGGTGGAGGACGCCTCATGCCCGCGGTAG
- the murB gene encoding UDP-N-acetylmuramate dehydrogenase — MTITLPTVRGKLLLNEPLGPYTWFRVGGAADALFIPADADDLADFLKALPETVPVTIIGVGSNLIVRDGGVEGVVIRLAGRAFAAITTDGDTVTAGAGALDSMVAKASAKAGIAGLEFYAGIPGTIGGALTMNAGCYGSETKDVLVSAWGLTRQGERIELALADFGYTYRHSNAPAGVIWMEATYRGTPDAPEAVAARIHEITSRRETTQPIREKTGGSTFKNPEGHSSWKLVDEAGWRGKLRAETGGGAKFSELHSNFMINPGEATAADIEALGEAVRADVLAKTGVQLDWEIKRIGRKA; from the coding sequence TTGACCATCACTCTCCCGACCGTGCGCGGCAAGCTGCTGCTGAACGAGCCGCTGGGGCCCTACACCTGGTTCCGCGTCGGCGGGGCGGCGGACGCCCTGTTCATCCCGGCGGACGCTGACGACTTGGCCGACTTCCTCAAGGCCCTGCCGGAAACCGTGCCCGTCACCATCATCGGCGTCGGCTCCAACCTGATCGTGCGCGACGGCGGGGTCGAGGGCGTGGTCATCCGTCTGGCGGGCCGGGCGTTCGCCGCCATCACGACCGACGGCGACACTGTCACGGCGGGCGCGGGCGCGCTGGACTCGATGGTGGCCAAGGCCTCGGCCAAGGCGGGCATCGCCGGGCTGGAGTTCTACGCCGGCATTCCCGGCACTATCGGCGGCGCCCTGACCATGAACGCCGGCTGCTATGGTTCGGAGACGAAGGACGTTCTGGTCTCGGCCTGGGGTCTGACGCGACAGGGAGAGCGGATCGAGCTGGCGCTGGCCGACTTCGGCTACACCTACCGCCATTCCAACGCCCCGGCGGGGGTCATCTGGATGGAGGCCACCTATCGCGGCACGCCCGACGCGCCCGAGGCCGTCGCCGCCCGCATCCACGAGATCACCAGCCGCCGCGAGACCACCCAGCCGATCCGCGAAAAGACCGGCGGCTCGACCTTCAAGAACCCCGAAGGCCATTCCTCGTGGAAGCTGGTCGACGAGGCCGGCTGGCGCGGCAAGCTGCGCGCCGAGACCGGAGGAGGGGCCAAGTTCAGCGAGCTGCACTCCAACTTCATGATCAACCCGGGCGAAGCCACCGCCGCTGACATCGAAGCCCTGGGCGAGGCCGTCCGCGCCGACGTCCTGGCCAAGACCGGCGTCCAGCTGGACTGGGAAATCAAGCGCATCGGGCGCAAGGCCTGA
- the murC gene encoding UDP-N-acetylmuramate--L-alanine ligase, producing MIARLRPVPFALGPVHFVGIGGIGMSGIAEIMLKIGYQVSGSDAKASANTERLERLGARIYIGHDAAHVTEGVSAVVYSTAVKATNPELVAARERRIPLVRRAEMLAELMRLQFSIGVGGTHGKTTTTSMVAALLDAAGLDPTVVNGGIINAYGTNAKVGEGDWIVVEADESDGSFLRLKCTVAIITNIDPEHLDHYGDFDAVKKAFCDFIEDIPFYGFGVVCLDHPEVQKLAAQIDNRRLVTYGLNPQAMVRAENVQMSPDGARFDVVVQGQGLAALDEPTRIEGLYLPMAGWHNVSNSLAAIAVARELGVDDDALRAGLAGFGGVKRRFTTTGVVGGVRVIDDYGHHPVEIAAVLKAARQVVQSAENPGRVIAVVQPHRYTRLRDLMEDFSTCFADADSVLVADVYPAGEQPIEGVDKHALADGIRRYGHRNVSALENAAVLPRVIKDEARPGDLVVLLGAGDITSWAYALPAQLEALG from the coding sequence ATGATCGCACGCCTCCGCCCCGTCCCGTTCGCCCTTGGGCCTGTCCACTTCGTCGGCATCGGCGGCATCGGCATGAGCGGCATCGCCGAAATCATGCTGAAGATCGGCTATCAGGTGTCCGGTTCGGACGCCAAGGCCAGCGCCAACACCGAGCGGCTGGAGCGTCTGGGCGCCCGCATCTACATCGGCCATGACGCGGCCCATGTGACCGAGGGCGTCTCGGCGGTGGTCTATTCCACGGCGGTCAAGGCGACCAACCCTGAGCTGGTCGCCGCGCGCGAGCGCCGGATTCCCCTGGTGCGCCGGGCCGAGATGCTGGCCGAGCTGATGCGTCTGCAATTCTCGATCGGCGTCGGCGGCACCCACGGCAAGACCACGACGACCTCGATGGTCGCGGCCCTGCTGGACGCGGCGGGTCTGGACCCCACCGTGGTCAACGGCGGCATCATCAACGCCTACGGCACCAACGCCAAGGTGGGCGAGGGCGACTGGATCGTGGTCGAGGCCGACGAGAGCGACGGCAGCTTCCTGCGCCTGAAATGCACCGTGGCCATCATAACCAATATCGACCCGGAACACCTGGACCACTACGGCGACTTCGACGCGGTCAAGAAGGCCTTCTGCGACTTCATCGAGGACATTCCCTTCTACGGCTTCGGCGTGGTCTGCCTGGACCACCCGGAAGTGCAGAAGCTGGCGGCCCAGATCGATAACCGCCGCCTGGTCACCTATGGCCTGAACCCGCAGGCCATGGTCCGCGCCGAGAACGTGCAGATGTCGCCCGACGGCGCCCGCTTCGACGTGGTGGTGCAGGGCCAGGGTCTGGCCGCGCTGGACGAGCCGACGCGGATCGAGGGCCTCTATCTGCCCATGGCCGGCTGGCACAATGTCTCCAACTCCCTGGCCGCCATCGCGGTGGCCCGTGAACTGGGCGTGGACGACGACGCCCTGCGCGCCGGTCTGGCCGGCTTCGGCGGGGTCAAGCGCCGCTTCACCACCACGGGCGTGGTTGGCGGCGTGCGCGTCATCGACGACTATGGCCACCACCCGGTCGAGATCGCCGCCGTGCTGAAAGCCGCCCGTCAGGTGGTCCAGTCCGCCGAGAACCCGGGCCGCGTTATCGCCGTGGTCCAGCCGCACCGCTATACCCGCCTGCGCGACCTGATGGAGGATTTCTCCACCTGCTTCGCCGACGCCGACAGCGTTCTGGTCGCCGATGTCTATCCGGCGGGCGAGCAGCCGATCGAGGGCGTCGACAAGCACGCCCTGGCCGACGGCATCCGCCGCTATGGCCACCGTAATGTCTCAGCCCTGGAAAACGCCGCCGTCCTGCCGCGCGTCATCAAGGATGAAGCCAGGCCGGGCGATCTGGTCGTCCTTCTGGGCGCCGGCGACATCACCAGCTGGGCCTACGCCCTGCCGGCGCAACTCGAGGCGCTGGGTTGA
- a CDS encoding site-specific DNA-methyltransferase: protein MSELKTDVILRGDCIEVLKGLPDKSVDMVFADPPYNLQLGGDLLRPDNSKVDAVDDDWDKFDSFAAYDAFTRAWLTECRRVLKDEGSLWVIGSYHNIFRLGSAMQDLGFWVLNDIIWRKSNPMPNFKGTRFTNAHETLIWAAKSREQKRYTFNYDALKAFNEDTQMRSDWTLALCTGNERLKDENGDKAHPTQKPEALLHRVILSASRVGDVILDPFFGTGTTGAAAKRLGRRFIGIERDEGYAKVAEKRIKAVIPAAPEDLVVTGSKKAEVKVPFGALVEAGLLAPGDKLYCPKGDHEARVRADGSLVSGSMTGSIHKLGALLENAPACNGWTYWRFKTDTGLRPIDALRAEIRAGMQ from the coding sequence ATGTCCGAGTTGAAGACCGACGTCATCCTGCGTGGCGACTGCATCGAGGTGCTGAAGGGCCTGCCGGACAAGTCGGTGGATATGGTCTTCGCCGACCCGCCCTATAATCTGCAGCTGGGCGGCGACCTGCTGCGGCCGGACAATTCCAAGGTCGATGCGGTCGATGACGACTGGGACAAGTTCGACAGCTTCGCCGCCTATGACGCCTTCACCCGCGCCTGGCTGACCGAATGCCGCCGGGTGCTGAAGGACGAGGGCTCGCTGTGGGTCATCGGCAGCTATCACAACATCTTCCGCCTCGGTTCGGCGATGCAGGACCTGGGCTTCTGGGTGCTGAACGACATCATCTGGCGCAAGTCCAACCCGATGCCGAACTTCAAGGGCACCCGCTTCACCAACGCCCACGAGACCCTGATCTGGGCCGCCAAGTCGCGCGAGCAGAAGCGCTATACCTTCAACTACGACGCGCTGAAGGCCTTCAACGAAGACACCCAGATGCGCTCGGACTGGACCCTGGCCCTGTGCACGGGCAATGAGCGCCTGAAGGACGAGAACGGCGACAAGGCCCACCCGACCCAGAAGCCCGAGGCCCTGCTGCACCGGGTCATCCTGTCGGCCAGCCGCGTCGGCGACGTCATCCTGGACCCCTTCTTCGGCACCGGCACCACCGGCGCCGCGGCCAAGCGCCTGGGCCGCCGCTTCATCGGCATCGAGCGCGACGAGGGCTACGCCAAGGTGGCCGAGAAGCGCATCAAGGCGGTCATCCCCGCCGCGCCCGAGGACCTGGTCGTCACCGGCTCCAAGAAGGCCGAGGTCAAGGTGCCGTTCGGCGCTCTGGTCGAAGCCGGCCTGCTCGCCCCCGGCGACAAGCTGTATTGCCCCAAGGGTGACCATGAGGCCCGCGTCCGCGCCGACGGCTCGCTGGTGTCCGGCTCCATGACCGGCTCGATCCACAAGCTGGGCGCCCTGCTGGAAAACGCCCCGGCCTGCAACGGCTGGACCTATTGGCGGTTCAAGACCGACACGGGCCTGCGCCCCATCGACGCCCTGCGCGCCGAGATCCGCGCCGGGATGCAGTAG
- a CDS encoding glycosyltransferase family 4 protein, with protein MKIAQVTPLYEAVPPRLYGGTERVVAHLTDALVDLGHDVTLFASAEAETRARLIPVRDQAIRLDPAPLKSDMAAHMTMLAQVLEWADDFDVIHFHTDMAHFPFFQGLADKTVTTLHGRLDLKDLPEVYERWPQFGLVSISDDQRRPLPAANWKATVHHGMPGDLYRFSPKSEGYLAFLGRISPEKRPDRAIEIAKRLGKPLKIAAKVDAADKTYWETVIKPLVEASPMIEFVGEIGDDRKSAFLGGAEALLFPIDWPEPFGLVMIEAMACGTPVVAFRCGSTPEIIEDGATGFLVDTLEQAVAAAGQAHTLDREAIRARFDLRFSATAMARRYLDVYGDLLARRPFAAHVLDEAPVRPLREPRSFAVRA; from the coding sequence ATGAAGATTGCTCAGGTCACGCCCCTCTATGAGGCGGTGCCGCCCCGGCTTTACGGCGGCACGGAACGGGTCGTGGCCCACCTGACCGACGCCCTGGTTGATCTGGGCCATGACGTCACCCTGTTCGCCAGCGCCGAGGCCGAGACGCGGGCGCGGCTGATCCCGGTGCGCGATCAGGCCATCCGGCTGGACCCGGCGCCGCTGAAGTCCGACATGGCCGCCCACATGACCATGCTGGCCCAGGTGCTGGAGTGGGCCGACGACTTCGACGTCATCCATTTTCACACCGACATGGCCCACTTCCCGTTTTTTCAGGGGCTGGCCGACAAGACCGTCACCACCCTGCATGGGCGCCTCGACCTGAAAGACCTGCCCGAGGTCTATGAGCGCTGGCCCCAGTTCGGCCTGGTCTCCATCTCCGACGATCAGCGCCGCCCCCTGCCCGCCGCCAACTGGAAGGCGACGGTGCATCATGGGATGCCCGGCGACCTCTACCGCTTCTCGCCGAAATCCGAGGGCTATCTGGCCTTCCTCGGCCGTATCTCGCCCGAGAAACGCCCCGACCGGGCCATCGAGATAGCCAAGCGCCTCGGCAAACCCTTGAAGATCGCGGCCAAGGTGGATGCGGCGGACAAGACCTATTGGGAAACGGTCATCAAGCCGCTCGTTGAGGCAAGTCCCATGATCGAGTTCGTCGGCGAGATCGGCGACGACCGGAAGTCGGCCTTCCTCGGCGGAGCGGAAGCCCTGCTCTTCCCGATCGACTGGCCCGAGCCCTTCGGCCTGGTGATGATCGAAGCCATGGCCTGCGGCACGCCGGTGGTGGCCTTCCGTTGCGGCTCGACGCCCGAGATCATCGAGGATGGAGCCACGGGCTTTCTGGTCGACACCCTGGAACAGGCGGTCGCCGCCGCCGGACAGGCGCACACCCTGGATCGCGAAGCGATCCGGGCGCGGTTCGACCTACGCTTCTCGGCCACGGCCATGGCGCGGCGCTATCTCGATGTTTACGGCGACCTCCTGGCCCGCCGCCCCTTCGCCGCCCACGTTCTGGACGAGGCGCCGGTCCGCCCCTTGCGCGAGCCGCGCAGTTTCGCCGTGCGCGCCTGA